A window of Elusimicrobiaceae bacterium genomic DNA:
GCCGCCGCCGTGGGCATTGGTTCCTCACACGCTTATTTGTTACAGCTTTCCGTCTTTATTCTCTTACTAGACATGCTCAACATGATCCCCTTTACCAAACTGCGCCTGCAACGGCGCGCGTGGTATTTTGCGGGAGTGCGTACGCTCTCGATTATCATCAACGTCTGTTGCAATATCCTGTTTATTGCCGTACTTAAATGGGGTATCGAATCTATTTTTTGGGCGAACATTTTTGCCTCTTTAACTTCGCTGTTATGTTTATCTCCCGTCGTGTGGCAAGAATTAAAAACAGGCCTTCCACGTTTTAATCCGGCCTTAGAAAAGCGGATGATTTTATTTGCTTGGCCGTTTGTACCCTCGGGGTTAGCCAGCCTGCTGGTGAGCGTAATTGATAAGCCGATTTTGGTGCATTTGGTGGGACTTGCTGACGTGGGCGTGTATCAAGCCAATTTCAAAATCGGTGTTTTTATGATGCTGATTGTGTCTATGTTTGACCAAGCATGGCGCCCCTTCTTTTTGGCACATGCAAAACAACCGGATGCCAAAACACTTTACGCCCGCGTGCTGACATTTTTCACCGCATTTGCCTTGTGGGTGCTACTGGGGTTAATCTTCTTAATGCCGGATATTATCCAAAGCCATTTATTCGGCTCTTTTCACTTAATTGCCCCGCAATACTGGGGCGGTTTGTCGGTCATCCCGCCGGTATTAGTAGGCTATTTTTTCTATGGGTTATACATCAATTTTATGGTGGGC
This region includes:
- a CDS encoding oligosaccharide flippase family protein; this encodes MANDILRLGKETLIYGTSTVLARLLNFCLVPFYTYYLATAEYGVVATIFALIALLNVIFLFGMDQSYLRFASEMKNKNEVFKHCFYGLIIYGTVLGVLLSTCTKPLAAAVGIGSSHAYLLQLSVFILLLDMLNMIPFTKLRLQRRAWYFAGVRTLSIIINVCCNILFIAVLKWGIESIFWANIFASLTSLLCLSPVVWQELKTGLPRFNPALEKRMILFAWPFVPSGLASLLVSVIDKPILVHLVGLADVGVYQANFKIGVFMMLIVSMFDQAWRPFFLAHAKQPDAKTLYARVLTFFTAFALWVLLGLIFLMPDIIQSHLFGSFHLIAPQYWGGLSVIPPVLVGYFFYGLYINFMVG